The Brumimicrobium sp. genomic interval TCTTTTTTGATCAATATTGCATTCCGATTATTATGGTCTACAGGTGGAAGTAGAAGGCGGGGTAAAGACGATAAAGGAGGAGGTGCTATATTTTTGGTTGTTCTTGTTTTAGCAATATTAGGCTATTTCTTTTCTATATTTTTTAAGCTTTCATTGAGTAGAAAACGAGAGTATTTAGCAGATTCTGGAGCTGTAGAAATGACGAAAAAACCTTTGGCTCTTGCCAGTGCGTTGGAGAAAATTTCAGGTAGAGATGAAGTCCCTGAAGTGAGTAATAAAGATGTAAAACAAATGTTTATTTCAAATGGTTCTTTTCAGTCTAAATTTTTAGGCGGACTTAGAAGTTTATTTTCCACACACCCACCTATTGAAAAGAGAATAGAACTACTAAAACAATTCTAAGATGCCTCACATTAAGAATGCTTTAATCCGATATCGGGTGATTGATAAGGCATTACATAATCCGTATAAACCTTTTCCAAATAAAATGGATTTAAGAAGAGCTTGTGAGTTAGAATTGTATGGGAATGATGAAGGGGAAAATATTTCGGATTCTACTATTGAAAAGGATTTATTTGCAATGCGTCAGGAAATGGATGCACCCATTAAATATTCCAAGATTGAGAAAGGATATTACTATGATGACCCCAACTTCTCTATCAGCGAAGTGCCATTGTCGGAGGATGATATTTCTTCTATCCAGTTTGCACTGAATACTTTATCTCAGTTTAAAGACAATGAAATCTTCCAACAATTTGGTTTTGCACTGAATAAAATCATAGATAAATTCACAGTTGACACTAAGAAAAATCAAAAAGATGAAGAGATTATTCAATTCCAACAAACAACTGCTAATTTGGGAAATGAATTTCTGGCTCCTTTATTTTCGGCAATTAAGGAACAATGGATAGTATATTTCTACTACGCTAGTTTTAAATCACTAGAGCGCAAACGAAGAAAAGTTGTTCCGCTCTTACTCAAAGAGTTCGATAATCGTTGGTATTTAATTTCGTACGATTTAGTTAAAGAAAAAATTATAACCTATGCACTTGATCGTATAGCTGAACTTGAAGTGTCTGAGCAAAAAGGAGAGAAACCACGTAATTTTAATCCCGATATTTTTTTCAAATATGCTATTGGTATAACTGCTTCA includes:
- a CDS encoding WYL domain-containing protein gives rise to the protein MPHIKNALIRYRVIDKALHNPYKPFPNKMDLRRACELELYGNDEGENISDSTIEKDLFAMRQEMDAPIKYSKIEKGYYYDDPNFSISEVPLSEDDISSIQFALNTLSQFKDNEIFQQFGFALNKIIDKFTVDTKKNQKDEEIIQFQQTTANLGNEFLAPLFSAIKEQWIVYFYYASFKSLERKRRKVVPLLLKEFDNRWYLISYDLVKEKIITYALDRIAELEVSEQKGEKPRNFNPDIFFKYAIGITASSESLPEKIVLEVMPVSARYLISQPLHKSQKICKELTDKYIFELFVSISEELIRELLSYGSDLIVIEPPSLKDIIKNRIHKMNQNYQD